From Leishmania braziliensis MHOM/BR/75/M2904 complete genome, chromosome 22:
CGCCGCCAGAGCACCGCGGCAATGCCTCAGCCTTCTTTGCGAGTGTGCGTGGCGCAGTCGTTGGCTCGACGTACAGGCCACTGGCGGTTACCCACAGTTTTGTATGGGCGGCCCATCTCTTGTCGCCCAGTCGTTGCAAGCACACGAGATGACACGTTACCTCAGCGTTGCTTTCTTTTATTCGGTCTTCAGTGCTTCCTTCTGAGGCGCACCGCATGCATCCatgtgtggctgtgcgtgtctgtgagcTGGGGCGTGTAGAGTGAGGGAGATGTGAGCGGGGAAGAGGCCTGGCCCCTCAACGATGCTTCACgactttgtgcgtgtgttctcATCGCCATCTCTTTTCACTTCACCTTCGCCTGTGCCGCCATGGTGGTGACGTACGGCCGGTGCAGAACGTCCTGTCTACTGGGTGGGAAACCGGAGCCAcgcctcccttctctgccCATGCACCACTGCAGACTCGCTGCGTGGGACTtctcgtctccctctcccactgctcctctctttttcatctCTTGTTACGTTATTGCACGAGTTggtgtacacacacacacacacacacgcaggttACACGCATATCACCCACGGCTCAACCACTCGCAACAAGGTACCATGCTGTACCGCACGGCCGTGCCAGTACCGGCTGACGCACTTGTGCAGCGCAACGTGGAGTTCACGCGGACTGCGTGGAAGGCCGGCCTCCGTCCTGATCAGCGAGAGGCGAATCAGCTGCGGGTGGTGGAGATCAACTTCCCGCTGCTCTCCCGTGACGTGGTGCAGGTGAAATGCGGCAACACCGTCGCCACGGCCACCGTCAGCTGCGACCTTGTAGAGCCCTCCCCGTACCGTCCAAAGCACGGCTTCTTCGAGGTGCACGCCCGCCAGTTGCTGCACGAGCGCGACCCTCTCGATCAATCCAAGGAAATCAAGCGCATCAGCATGTACCTGACGCGACTCTTCACCGGCAGTGTGCTGGAGACGGAGGGCTTGTGCATTATTCCTGGCCGCCGCGTCTGGAGCATCGATGCAGAGGTGATCATTATGAACAACGATGGTAACGTGCAAGACGTGGGGCAATGGGCTGTGATGGCCGCCCTGCAACATGTGCGAAGGCCCGAGCTCACGATTCGCGGTGACGACGTGATTGTGCACCCTCCACATGAGCGGGAGCCGGTGCCACTCCCGCTGCATcacatccctctctcttttacgTTTGCCGTTTGCGCCAATCCacaggaggtgcagctggcggTGCGTGCGTCCACGCTGCGCCGTGGACAAACACCTCGAGCCGGCGCTTCCTCCGATGCGAacgtggacgaggacgacggtgaagagaaagagctCGGCTGGTCAAGTGACGCGCTGCAGGTAGTGGTAGATCCGGCACTCGAAGaagttgccgctgccgcgtgcACGGTGTCGGTGGCTGTGAACGGAGAGGGCCACGTATGCTCGCTAGAGAAGGCAGATGGCTGCGATGTGTCGATCTCGTGCCTGGAGAAGTGTATGGAGACTGCCACAAAGCTtacgcaggcgctgctgacgcaGATGAAGGAGTCGATGGAGGCGCACAATCTGAAGCGCAAGGAGACGGTGCGCAGTCAGTTTCTCTgggcccagcagcgccgcggtaTCCAGGCTGTTGCGACccgggaggaagagggggaaagcgCTAGCAAGAAggccaaggcggaggagtg
This genomic window contains:
- a CDS encoding putative exosome complex exonuclease RRP45 homolog; the protein is MLYRTAVPVPADALVQRNVEFTRTAWKAGLRPDQREANQLRVVEINFPLLSRDVVQVKCGNTVATATVSCDLVEPSPYRPKHGFFEVHARQLLHERDPLDQSKEIKRISMYLTRLFTGSVLETEGLCIIPGRRVWSIDAEVIIMNNDGNVQDVGQWAVMAALQHVRRPELTIRGDDVIVHPPHEREPVPLPLHHIPLSFTFAVCANPQEVQLAVRASTLRRGQTPRAGASSDANVDEDDGEEKELGWSSDALQVVVDPALEEVAAAACTVSVAVNGEGHVCSLEKADGCDVSISCLEKCMETATKLTQALLTQMKESMEAHNLKRKETVRSQFLWAQQRRGIQAVATREEEGESASKKAKAEE